GTTTAGCTAAGATttataaatagtatttactatAACAAATGACAAAAGGTAGTTATTATAGTCCtagataattaatatttgCCCTAAACGgtgtttaatattatattttaatcaattccAACTCTAATCTCATACAAGCGGTTTAATTTGTATTGATTGGACAATTTTGAGGCCAAATATTGCTCCATTAGAATGTGTATGATTGCATCTTTGTGATAAACACTTCTATGTCAAATACTTGATCTATCTATGTGATGCTTATTCCCTAGACATTCTAACACCTAAGTCAATATTGGATCAAAGTAGTATTTTGTAGGCCAAATTAGAAAAGTTGTGTACTAAGACATTGTGGTTtctacttaaatatttatataataattcacttcttaaacataaactattaCCGTTCAACCATAATAATCtaagattattattagaatAACCAACACTTTATTCCAAACATCCTCGTAATGGTTATTCAAGGAAGCAAAATACATATTGAAACGAAAACATGAGACTAATAAAGTCAATTTCTtactaaatgaaaaataagaaatgaagaaatcgacaaacaaaaataattgttcAAAAGATCTATTTTAAAGGCCTAAAATGACAAATGACTCACTTTTTTTTACAGAAAAAAAAGCGATTCCTCTTATTTGTGCATGCATGTCTTTCTTCCTAtgctctttttttcttcctttgtgtCTTCTTCTACTCCAGCACGACCAGCTCACATGAGCAACTTCAATGAGACCAACTCTAGTGAAGTGTgagagaggtagagagagcAAAAGAGAACGAGAGATAATAGAGTGAAATAAGTGAGAGCGAGAGTATGCTTCTTTTTTCGTGTACACGtacattttgataattttactCAAGTTTGATGTTAACAAAAGATTGTTGACATTTTTCTACAAAAcataatcatttattttttttctttttaatttttgggtCATCATCTGTCTGACTCAATAATTTGGTTGTGATTCACTGATAACACTCCTTTTAACTTATCGAAATGAAGTACCAAACGAGGGAGAATTGTAAGAAATAAGACATAAgtttttatcttaaaaaactTGCACCATTTTTTCAACTTGTAATAATAGTTGTTCTCAATACATCTCACTCCAGATCAACCACCAAAatttagtgaaaattttgacattttcaatttattaattggTTTGGTTGAAATTTCGTCAAGTATTAGCAAGATTCtataacttttctaaaattttacatgATTATtccaaataatatataacatatatatcttaactaatttttcaaatcctctaaaaattttttatttgactatctctatcaaatattatatcaaaattttataaattttctaaatctttattctaatttaaaagtttttaaattccaaatttcaaatcctaAATTATGAACTTCCACGTATCCAAACTATAAGACATCTAAGTCGCtacaattgattttaaaagaattatgtGAATCTCGACGTTTAGATGAACATAATTAACACCAAAATTcaatatgtttgaatttttgtagTGAAAATTTCTTATAAGATTACCATCTCCATTCTTTCCAAATCTTATCTATTTCTTTgcaaaatttgatttccccaaaatatttaaaatgttaatccattttatatatatattttttttgtcaattgaAACAAAAGATTAGGTaggatttaaaatttggatcaTTTCCGTAAATGTAAcagaaactaaaatatttatgggaTGTGggtaaaaaaagagaaagccGGAAAAGtaggtaaaatatttttataggtaaattatttttataattttcagaTTTACCGTTGAATATTAGAGACGAATTGTcacttctttctctttcttcttcttcactttttgtgatttcttctcttccataTTTCTTTATCACCTCTgccatattttctttctattactTTTAAACGAATTATTCTTCTGTTAAGAGATCAGATCTCTTATTTCatcttatcatttttgttgagATTCGTTGAAGCTATTTTATGAGTGtttcaatattcttctttcatatttgAGAATATcaaaatcgtttaaatatcattttaaatggtCATtacgatcatttaaatttgaaatatttatccCATCGTTTAAAACGAATTACACAATTGTGTTGACATGATCAACACAATTGTTTACCATTGTCAAAcataatcgtttaaatttgaagtcttttttTCATCGTTTAAAACGAACTACACAATTGTGTTGATCATATAAACACAATTGTTTACCATGGTCAaacacaatcgtttaaatttgaagtatttttttcaTCGCTTTATGTTGAcatgatctaaatgatctcATACCATAgtcaacatgatcgtttatGGTCAACACGATTCATTAGATATGAAGTTTCTAACAATCATTTACATTGAACTACACTATCGCTTACTATATTTACCACAATAATAGGATCGTTTAACACAATCATTAGTTAGATTTGAAGTGTTTTACTATCATTTACATTAGACTATACGATCACTTACCATAATCAACACGattgtttttcattattaaaacGATTGTTTGCGATGATCAACAttatcgtttaaatttgaaacatttttctctatcgttaaaaaataaactacacGAGTGTGTATCGTGATCTAAACAATCCTAGATCATTCGTTTAGACAGTACACGATCAATTAGAAGAAGATTACTAGCATGTGGTCGATTAATTGTATGTTCATTAAggtatttttggtatttttttgattttttattttcaaaattgtttcatagaggttaaatattttagcaaattattatattttttaaaaaaccactTGTTTGTTATAATGTTTACCGAGAAGAGCTCTAAGCACAATCCAATCCTAAGACAGAGGAGTTTGAAGTGGTGAAAAcgggagaagaagaagatgatgctGAATCTTACTGTTCAAAGTTTACGGGGTAGAACGGGAATCATGGTCAGGCAGATGTCATCAATGGCCAACGGTACTGCCAAAGAGAAAGTGGACTGCCTCGTGATCGGAGCGGGTTTGGTCGGAATTGCAGTGGCCAGGGAGCTTTCTCTCAGAGGCAGAGATGTTTTGGTGCTGGATTCTGCTCCCACCTTCGGTACCGGAACCAGTTCTCGCAACAGTGAAGTCATCCATGCCGGCATTTACTATCCTCGCGATTCTCTCAAGGTGAGCTCAATCTTCCAGTTCCTCTCCTTCTTGAATTTCTTCTGCTAGCATTTCGTTCATTTCAACTTCAATTACTGATCAGGCCGAGCTGTTTTCGATTGAAAATTAGGTTATGGTAGTTGATCGATGGATTGTTTAGTCTGTACAACGTGGGAATGCTATTGCTGAAATTTCCGTAGAAAGTACATTTGTTGTGTActtattgaataaatttattatctgATTCCTCTATCACATAAAGTTACTTGAATAAAAAACGAATGCTGCAGTAGAAGGAAGAGGAAGTGATAGTCATAgatgtataaataaaagaggGAGTTTCAATAGTGAAGTGAAATTGTTGGGGCAACCTTCTAATCCTTTTCTGAAATCTCTTCTTAAAAGTTTATAGTTTGAGAGTGTGATGGTTGTGAATTTACGAGCTGAATTAATTTTTGCAGGCAATTCTTTGCGTAAGAGGTAGAGATTTACTCTACCGGTATTGTTCCGAATACCAGATACCTCATAAACAAATTGGGAAGCTTATAGTTGCTACTAGAACATCAGAGCTTCCAAAATTGAATGAGTTATTGATTCGGGGAGTTCAGAATGGGGTTGAAGGGTTGAGGATGGTTGATGGTAATGAGGCAATGAGAATGGAACCTGAATTACAGTGTGTAAAAGCCTTGCTCTCGCCTTTGTCTGGAATTGTTGATTCTCATTCTTTGATGTTATCTTTAGTGGTAAGTCTTAAAGCATGTttgagaataattttgaacttgttaaaaatttaaaattacttcatGTTCATAACCACACATAAACACgctttaattattcaaaattagttcaaagtttgattttacaatttttaaatgtgattttcATACATGAAAATTGATTACAAATGATTTCagaatacattttaaatatgacaaaaatgaTTACTCCAAATGTCATTACTAGGCATGCCCTAAGTTAGATATGTATACATGGATAACTTCAtccacaaaatatttattcattatcTATGCTTGCAGCgatgttatatatttgatcACTTTAATTTACTTGCATATTGACAGAAATATCACTCGCTTGTGGGTCCAGGGGGAGGCTGAAAATCATGGGGCTAAATTTTCCTATAATTCTGCTGTTATTGGTGGTCATGtccaagaaaatcaaattcatcTCCACATATCTGATTCTAGaaatcttgaaaatttgaaCGGGGTGCATCTCCCAGTGCCAGAGCTCACGTTGGTCCCTAAACTTGTAGTGAATTCCACAGGGTTATCTGCGGTTCCCCTTGCAAGGAGATTCAATGGTCTACATGGTGGAGTCATTCCTCCCTCTTATTATGCCCGTGGATGCTACTTTACTCTGTCAAATGTGGGAGTCCCGCCATTTCAACGTTTGATTTATCCTCTTCCAGAGGATGGTGGAATTGGTGTGCATGTTACGTTGGATTTGGATGGTCAAGTCAAGTTTGGTCCTGATGTTGAATGGATTGGTGAGGTCGATCAAATCTCAAGCTTCTTGAACAAGTAGACATTCTATGCCATTTGtcttgttaattttattttctcattgaGTGTTTCATTGttggatttttatttaaattcttgGCTCCTGGTAGTGATGGATTTATACTGCCTAGCTGAATAGAGACTCCATTTCTctggttttaaaatttaaattctggTACGATATGATGATATGGATCAAAGAAACATCTCTTTTCTGATTTCATCTTTCCATATGTTATGAGATAAGTAGTTGgcaaattattcaaattcagTCGATGTTTCAATTGCttatttagttttatcttCCTTTGCTCAAACAATAGCCTGAACATTAGTCTCATAtcttagttttttcttcttattttcctttctttttcaattgttCTTGTTGAAATCCGTATGGAAAGCTTGCTATGATTTGGGCATTTGCCAGAACTCCTTCAATAAATTGTATGAACTATGGACTCATCTGCTGTCCCCTGTGTGGCTTTTTACTGTtacctttcttgtttttacaCACTTCTCTTTGTTTATAATACATGAATTTATGTAGAATGTTGAAATCCTAtgagttttatgaaaataaaatgttataagTTAAAAATGATTTGTCTCGGAAGATTCGTCGAGTTGAAATGCATATAAGTAAGCCTTGAAACTCAAAGATGTAAAAGAAGAACGATGTTCATcaatttaatgatatttttttgtctAGGTTTGACTATTCTGTGCGTGGTAGTCGTGCTGAGCGGTTTTATGAGGAAATAAGAAAGTACTACCCCAGTCTGAAGAATGGATCTCTACAATCAGGATATGCAGGAATTCGGCCAAAACTCTCAGGGCCCCGGCAAACTCCAGCTGACTTTGTTATACAGGTCATTTCTAAGATCTTTATCTTGAATTATGCATATCCAATGCACTACCATCCAACAATCTTTGACTTGTGATTGGTACGCATAGACAATAAGTAGTTTTCTCTGCTGCTAGATTTTAAACTAACTCATCTGTTTACTGTTAGAAGTTTGttcttaaatacaaatttaaaatttggataatgTTGATGGATTTGTTCTTTCAACAAACTGATGATATTGTGGCAAGACTTCCTTTGATGATAAGGTGTTTTTTACCGTgtagaaaattgaataatacTATAAATCTGGAGATAGGAGAAAGTGGAAAATAGAAGgaacaggaaaaaaaatagttgcgtttcaaatttcaagttgCTAGGCCACCCATGAAGCAAGTATATAAGAGAAGGGGCAAAAGGGAGATTACACCCCAACAAAGGGGTAGTTGGCTGTGGTCCTAAGGGCTGATGTGGCAAAAGAATGTTGGTATTTATATTGTAGTTTTGTGCTAGGGTTAGTTATCTTGGTTTATGTGTTTTGGAGTTGAACTTCACTGTGGAGAGAGCAACCCTCTTGTTTGGCTGAGTGTTACTTGGTTCTTATCAATATAGTACTGCAAATCTTTGGTTGTTCCCAGTTCttgtgttgttttttgttgtagATTCTTCAAGTGTTTTTGGTCCTTGCAAGTGGTATCAATCTGGGGAGGTAGAGCAATATGACACAAAAACAATTCGAGGAGAGACTTAATGCGACGGAAGCAGACACTGGAGCCATCAAGCAAGACATACAGAGGATATCAACATTTGAGAAAACAATGGAGAAAATGCACGTCATGTTGTCTGCTATGTATGAGGACCAGCAACGACTACAAACAACCTAAAAAATAACGGAGGTGAGTACGGGAAAGAGGGAGATGCAAATCGAGGACAAAGATGAGGAATGGAGAAGCTAGCGGAGGGGGAATCATCCCAACTCTGAGAAGGGGCAGCAGGGCAGGACCTGATCAAGTTCAAGAAGTTGGAGATGCTGGTGTTTAATGGAGATAACCTGGATGGGTGGTTCTATAGGGTGGAACACTATTTTCAGTTGCATTTTTTGAATGAGAAGGAGAAGTTGCAGATTGTGATTGTGAGCCTTGAGGGGAGGGTTTTGAACTGGTTTCGATGGGTGGAAAATCAGAGGAGGTTTAGATTGTGGAGGGAGTTGAAACAGAGGATCTAATGAAAGCATATGTGGGGGGAGACAACTGGTgataggaaacaaaaaaagaaacggGGTAATGGGAAGATCAACATGTTAGACCCCTATCATACACACCTACAAACGCAAGGGTAAAAAGGTGATTGTTCAAGAAGGCAGCTCAGCCAATCGAATTAAATGAAAGGAATAATTGGGTGTGGGGCCCTCCTAGGGATAGAGGTATTTAAGGAATGTTTTTAGGGATTGGTGaggtaggttttatttttgtaaaaagcTGCTGTGAGAGCTTTTAGGGAGAAAACCAGCTTCTCGAATTGCTGGGGGTGTTATTCTACTGTTTTCTTATTGTTGCCTTACTATATTTACCTTCTCTGTTTGAACTATCGTAGTGAACTGTTCTTGCTGGTTTATATCTATATACAAAGACCCACAGAATATCATTTCTGTATCTGTATTGCATTGAGTTTTTCTGAGTGCAGGGAATTGTCTTAACACATCACTTGGCCCCAGATTGCTTGATGAAGGAGGCATTGATTGAGGATATGAGTCTGAAGGTTGTGGTGGAGGTCGTCAGGAGTAGGCTCGAGAAATCAATGGGTAGTAAGGAGACGCATCAGTGGAAGAGGATGGTGTGGGAGAGGTAACCTCATATATAATAAGATTGTCATCCTCCCTTTGCCACGAACTCGATGGTGATGAAGTAAATGGTGTATCctaaaaaaatgcaacacCAGGCGAAACAAGATACCTTTTAAGGGTAGGACAATACCAATCATATCCCTTTTGAACACACGAATAACCGAAGAAGATACACTTCAAGGATTTGGGATCTAACTTAGTATGATGAGGACGAATGTCGCGAACAAAACAGACACAACCAAATATCTTAGGAgcaataagaaacaaattctTGGTAGGAAAAAAAACACGGTAgcagtgttttaaaaagcgCCCTAAGGCGCCCACTTAAGGCTTATTTGTGAGGAAGCGCAGCGAATTCTAAAAAGCCCAGATTAGGCGCGCGCTTCCCTTGAGGCGCGCCTAGGAGCAAGTCGAATTAGGTGTGGGCTTTTTGTATAACGTACGGGGTGGgctttaattctaaaaaactattattatctaggttttttaaacctattacATGAAAGTGAAGAAACAACCCTTCTCCTCCCGCACGCGAATTTTCTTCAACACGACTCTTCATCTACTTTTTCGGTTCTTCCGTTCTGCTTCtacttcaaaactttttgcttccttttccACCCTTCTGTTCTGGCCACCCTTCTTCACACAAAACGTCAACAAATCGTTTTGGTGCTGCGGCTGCCATTACTCTGTTTTTTGGTgcaaaaacaaaggaaaagagaagacaatAATATTCTGTGCTTCAGTTTTCGCCTCCTCCATTTCAGCTTTATCACGGGTGAGTATCTCAATCATACGTTGTAAACTTTTTGCCTCCTCTTGGATTAGATTTAAATTCACATCAAGTGAATCTCTTTGTTCAGTTAACATCTGCAttgctttctccttcttctgtAACTCTTTGACAAGAACATCAAACTCCATCAGCATCCCACTTTCTTTCACCACAGCTTCTTCAATTCTCATTTGAAGCTCAGAAATTCTCTTCCCgttctcttccttttcctgTTTGAAACAGAATGTACTCTGTTTTAATTGAGCAACTTCCTTCTCTAACTTCTCAAATTGCAACCTCCGTTTCCAgcccatttttttccttttcaatctcACATTTCTCCTTCATTTTCACATCCACTTTCCTCTCTAAATCTTCAATTACCCTGCCTGATTCCTCCAACAACTTCTTAATCAATTCATTGTCTTTCGTCAAATTcacattcaaaatttcacaatTCTTTTTCTCACTCAACAACTTCTTCCATTTCGTACATACTTTTCAAagaattattagtttttatccttttactttcatttaaCATATTGATTGCTCAGAATGgtgaaaagaacaaatatgGATAAATGAACTTGAAATGTTTTCTATCTCTTGCATCTTTTGGCTCTATTGTCATTTGCTCTAATTTGGTTACAATTCCAATGAAACTCGAGAGGAATGAGATGAAATATAGCAGAGGATTGAGAAAACTACAATCAAGTTTTGACCAAAAGTCTATACTTCATGCTAAGCATAGTGGACTATTTTTATAGATGTCGAATTCTGAGTATCTCTCCTTTGTTGATTTGACATCTTGCATTAAATTTCATACTCTACTGTGACACTTTGTTGTGTCACAGATTCATTTGGTTCTAGTGTGCAAGTTTTggacatcttcttcttcttatactTCTCGACTACAACTTCCTTCAATAACCCATCAAACTCAACCTTCATCCCATCCCTCTCACAACACACTCCCTTCCAGTCCTCCATTTATAACAGCTTCATCCCATCCATAGAtagcttctgtttttttttttctttttataacaGCTGCTGTTTTAAAtagtttctgtttttttttttccgatAACTTAGATCATAGATGACTGATTAAAGTTCGAGAAAAGATCTGGCATGGAAATATGGTCAATTGCAAAATGACCAAgatataaatacatttttctgtggattttgttcaaaagtaacaaaaggaGGGGTATGTAGAATGAAACAACACCTCGTTGATGGTTATAGAAATGTCACTGACTGTACAAAATGTCCGAATCAcgtgaaggaagaaattaaagtgtACATGTccaagaaaaaagagattaaagaacaaagaaatctGATTGTGGACATTGATGTAGAAGATTACGGTATCAaggatgaagatgaagggaATGTTAGTGTAAATTTGTTGATTCACTGACAACgaaactttctaatttttggaTGCAAGCGTAATTGGAGTGTGTTTGAACAGGTTACCTTTCCTCTCCTTAAGTACATTGAGAAtgagaatcaaaatttgttgattcaCTGACAAtgaaactttctaatttttcagcTTCATAGCAAGAAACGAAATAGGCTTGCTCAAAGTCATTTGAATGATCTAGTgttcatcaaatacaacaaagCATTAAAACGTCGATACAACCTACGAGATATTGTCGACCCCATCTCCTTGAAAGATATTGATGATAGTAACAAATGGTTGATTGGAAGATTGGATGACGATTTTGAGGAGGATGATGAGTTGGTATTTAACGATGATTCTTTAACGTGGGGTGATATTTCTAGAGTGGCCGGAGCAAAAGAACCATCATTCTATTCTAGAGCTAGTACCTCTAGAGCAAAGACTATTATTTCATGTTCATCCTCGTCTACCACGCAACGCAAACAAGTAAATTTAGATGActtcaatttgaaaagaagaagatactgATGGCTATAAGTCTAACGAAGGAGTGAATGAAGACGAGGATCAATTTAGTGATGATGAGTTTAATCTTTAGggatgaacttttattttgattgttgacTTGTTGAATACTTGGTAGTTTTCTgttgtgttttgttgtttaggcTACTTATATTGggtacttatattttatacattgttgCTTTgctatgtgtgtgtgtatatatatattttcttttctttttatatatagtgcgCCTTATGAAAAAAAACTCGCGACCTTTTTTGCGCCTTGCGCCTAGGCTCCAGAGGACCAATGCGCCTTAGTGCGCCTTGAGCCTTTAAAAACACTTGGCGATAGGGAATCTCACCATTAAGAATAGAGGAAGACGTTctattaatcaaaaaatattttacatggTATTAGAGCAGTTAGGGTTTGAATGGTTGTTAGCTTCCTCCTCCATTAGGCTTAGGTTTAGGTTACCTTTCACTGATCGTTTGTCGACACCGCCCATACCATAAGAAGCGCCACTTCCATCCAAGTCTGCCTTTGTCGATCGTCGGTAAACACCACGCATGATCTTCACGCGTCGCCAGAATCTCCCTGTACTTCATCCACGCGTCGGCGCGTGAGGACTCCGATTTGACCTCTGTCTTCTGGGCTTGTCTCGAACCTTTGTTTTCGGTCCGTCTGTACCGTTGGGTCTATCAAATAGTATTCGGGTTTGACGAAAACGTAAGGTTATGCCATTTTTTTAGGGCCTTCTTCTAATTTTGCAgatgtttggattgatttttttctttgtttatgtgGACTACAATCAATGTGTGACTTCAATATGAccgacataaaaaatttggtagtCTCCAACGTTATTCCCTTGGCCTCTAAGATCACAAAACATAAGTTAAATGGATCTAATTATTACGTTGACGTCAgacaattttgtttgatttgaaaagtACTGATATGGATAGCCATATGACTGAAGATTCACCAGAAGATGCAAAGCAGAAGAAGGATTGGCTTCGTGATGATGCCCATTTATATCTTCATATCAAAAACTCAATTGAGAGTGGTGGAGACCTTGTGGAGGAAGTCTGCATGAGCCCCCCGCTTGGATTTGAAGCCCAGTTTGGTCAGCAGGTGTGTAAACTCCAGAAATCTCTATATGGTATGAAACAGTCTCCAAGAGCATGGTTTAACAGATTCACTACCTTTGTCAAGTTCCAAGGATACAGTTAGGGGCACTCtaattatactttatttacaaaggtttCCAAGACAAGGAAGATTGTTGTTCTAATAGTTTATGTGGATGACATTGTTTTAACTGGAGATGATCAGACAGAAATCAGTCAACTAAAGCAGAGAATGGGTGATGAAttgaaatcaaggatttgggaaatctgaaatatttccttggaatgGAGGTGGCCAGATCTAAAGAAGGTATCTTCGTGTCTCAGAGAAAATACACCCTTGATTTGCTAACCGAGATAGGTATGTTGGGATGTCGTCCTGCTGATACTCCTATTGAATCCAATTGTAAACTTGGAAACTCTGATCATCAAGTTCCAGTtgataaaaaacaatattagcGCCTTGTGGGCAAATTGATTTACTTATCCCATACTCGTCCTGATATTTCCTTTGCTGTGAGTGTTGTCAGCCAGTTTATGCAAGCTCCTTATGAGAAACACATGGAATCTGTCAACAGAATTCTGAGATACATATAAACAACACCTGGTAAAGGAttgatgtttagaaaaacaaacagaaaGACCATTGAGGCATATACCGACTCGGATTGGGCAGGACCTACTGTTGACAGAAAGTCTACCTCTggttattgtacctttgtttgGGGTAATCTTtaacttggaggagtaagaagcaaagtgTTGTGGTCATGAGCAATGATGTGGCCGAATACAGAGCTATGAGTTTAGgaatatgtgaggaaatttggctCTAGAAAGTCCTATTTGATCTTCATCAGGAATGTGAGACTCCATTAAAGTTcttttgtgataataaagcCGCTATTAGTATTGCTAAGAACCTagttcaacatgatagaactaaacatgttgagattgattgacatttcatcaaagaaagacttgacagtgggagcatatgcattccATACATCCCTTCTAGCCAACAGGTTGCTGATATTCTCACCAACGAGCTTTTTAGgccaaattttgatttttgtgttagcaagttgggcttcattgatatttacatcctaacttgagggggagtgttagaatttgtatatatggaaaaaatatttatgtaaaacttaccataaatatttcttttccttttcttctttgctctTTACATTCTATTTAAGTCCCTCATTTGTATCATTGTATTTatcagaaaaataataaatctaaaaacatcgtggtttttctctcagttctcgggtttccacgtaagcCTTGGTTTcatgtttattgttttcaataCTTTGTATGCCAACAAAAAGAAGTGTCAGTTCACACTTAACACGGGAGAGGATTGAATATTTGGGACACTGATTTTCAGAAAAGGGGGTCGAAGCGGATCAAGAACAATTGAACAATAGTTGGGCAAGTGTGTTTTGGAGTTGAACAATAGTTCACTATAGATAGAGCAGCTCTCTTATTTGGCTGAGTGTTACTTGGTTATTATCAATATAGTACTGCGAATTTTTGGCTGTTCTCTGCTCTTGTGTTGTTTTCCTGTTGTTATCTTCTTCAGGTGTTTTCGGTCCTTGCACAAGTTTACGAATTTGTCAGATTTAACCACTTTGTTATTAAACAATCACGAACTTGATTGGTGTAGCTTCTGCTTTTGtccctaatttttttatcctcCCCTTCATggacaaattcaaattttccatATGCTTGTGTTTCTTTGGGCTTCCTTGGACtcacttaagaaaaaaatgcttacaaaaaattcattcttgtttaaactattttgatgaaaaatgttcaaaatacacttcaaaagttattttaagtGGTTGCTAACACtctatttcctttctttccaaaatgacattttttaaaacaaacactTGAATCAAACACACCTTTGTGTATCGTGGTTTCATCTTGAGACAGAAACAATTGCCGGATTGAACAATTTTAGACTACATTTTGCTCATTGTAATGTTATCTTGCTTTCAAGAAAATCTCACTTTATGTAATGTCATTCGATATCAAGCATGGAATCACTATGATATTTTGCAGGGGGAGGAGATTCATAAGGTTTCTGGTCTCATCAACCTTTTTGGAATTGAATCACCTGGGCTGACTTCAAGCCTGGCAATTGCAGAGCATATAGCCGCAAGATATATGTAAAGGTAAGACTCCGTTTGATattggttttgattttagCTTTCTGGttctttaaattgaaatgactTGACTGGctatttctttgtttgacaattttttttaaagaagttttgactaaatttcaaaagcaaaagaataTGGTTTGTAGAGCTATTTTccttagttttaaaattttgg
This is a stretch of genomic DNA from Cucumis sativus cultivar 9930 chromosome 4, Cucumber_9930_V3, whole genome shotgun sequence. It encodes these proteins:
- the LOC101204963 gene encoding L-2-hydroxyglutarate dehydrogenase, mitochondrial isoform X1, which gives rise to MMLNLTVQSLRGRTGIMVRQMSSMANGTAKEKVDCLVIGAGLVGIAVARELSLRGRDVLVLDSAPTFGTGTSSRNSEVIHAGIYYPRDSLKAILCVRGRDLLYRYCSEYQIPHKQIGKLIVATRTSELPKLNELLIRGVQNGVEGLRMVDGNEAMRMEPELQCVKALLSPLSGIVDSHSLMLSLVGEAENHGAKFSYNSAVIGGHVQENQIHLHISDSRNLENLNGVHLPVPELTLVPKLVVNSTGLSAVPLARRFNGLHGGVIPPSYYARGCYFTLSNVGVPPFQRLIYPLPEDGGIGVHVTLDLDGQVKFGPDVEWIGEVDQISSFLNKFDYSVRGSRAERFYEEIRKYYPSLKNGSLQSGYAGIRPKLSGPRQTPADFVIQGEEIHKVSGLINLFGIESPGLTSSLAIAEHIAARYM
- the LOC101204963 gene encoding L-2-hydroxyglutarate dehydrogenase, mitochondrial isoform X2, whose translation is MMLNLTVQSLRGRTGIMVRQMSSMANGTAKEKVDCLVIGAGLVGIAVARELSLRGRDVLVLDSAPTFGTGTSSRNSEVIHAGIYYPRDSLKAILCVRGRDLLYRYCSEYQIPHKQIGKLIVATRTSELPKLNELLIRGVQNGVEGLRMVDGNEAMRMEPELQCVKALLSPLSGIVDSHSLMLSLVGEAENHGAKFSYNSAVIGGHVQENQIHLHISDSRNLENLNGVHLPVPELTLVPKLVVNSTGLSAVPLARRFNGLHGGVIPPSYYARGCYFTLSNVGVPPFQRLIYPLPEDGGIGVHVTLDLDGQVKFGPDVEWIGEVDQISSFLNKFDYSVRGSRAERFYEEIRKYYPSLKNGSLQSGYAGIRPKLSGPRQTPADFVIQILQVFLVLASGINLGR